The following are encoded together in the Streptomyces rapamycinicus NRRL 5491 genome:
- a CDS encoding DUF397 domain-containing protein, with translation MSEINWRKSSYSGAGDGNSCIELASIGTTVALRESDDPRTVLTTSPARLGALLQSIKAGALDHLAAVPET, from the coding sequence ATGTCCGAGATCAACTGGCGTAAGTCGTCGTACTCCGGCGCGGGGGACGGGAACTCCTGCATAGAGCTCGCCTCCATAGGCACCACCGTCGCCCTCCGCGAGAGCGACGACCCCCGTACGGTCCTCACCACGAGCCCCGCGAGGCTGGGAGCCCTGCTCCAGTCGATCAAGGCGGGTGCGCTCGATCACCTCGCGGCGGTGCCGGAGACGTAA
- a CDS encoding arylamine N-acetyltransferase family protein translates to MALDLDAYLTRIGWAGDRRPAPTVETLRAVHRAHLTSIPFENLDPLLGSAPSLAVPDLEAKLVRGRRGGYCYEHNTLLTAALTALGFRVTGLTARVRVGAAPGMVRPRTHMLLRVGIPGEERRYVADVGFGSVGGLLEAVPLVAGTEFHDGSRRHRYVREPYPEGLEDLWVFQAFLDGSWQDQYAFTREPFEASDYGVINWHVATNPRSPFQHTLHVQRTALDRHLLLSGRTLVETCSDGSRKERELADNGQVLRVLAADFGIELPPGTVLPD, encoded by the coding sequence ATCGCCCTTGACCTCGACGCCTATCTGACGCGTATCGGCTGGGCGGGCGACCGTCGCCCCGCCCCCACCGTGGAGACGCTGCGGGCGGTGCACCGGGCGCACCTCACGTCCATACCGTTCGAGAACCTCGACCCCCTGCTCGGCTCGGCCCCCTCCCTCGCCGTCCCCGACCTCGAGGCCAAGCTGGTCCGCGGCCGGCGCGGCGGTTACTGCTATGAGCACAACACGCTGCTGACCGCCGCCCTCACCGCCCTCGGCTTCCGTGTCACCGGCCTCACCGCCCGGGTCCGGGTCGGAGCCGCCCCCGGAATGGTCCGTCCGCGCACGCACATGCTGCTGCGGGTCGGGATCCCGGGCGAGGAGCGGCGGTACGTGGCCGATGTGGGCTTCGGCAGCGTCGGCGGCCTCCTGGAGGCCGTGCCGCTCGTCGCCGGCACCGAGTTCCACGACGGCAGCCGCCGCCACCGCTATGTCCGCGAGCCGTACCCGGAGGGGCTGGAGGACCTGTGGGTGTTCCAGGCGTTCCTCGACGGCTCCTGGCAGGACCAGTACGCCTTCACCCGCGAGCCGTTCGAGGCGTCCGACTACGGGGTCATCAACTGGCACGTCGCCACCAACCCGCGCTCGCCCTTCCAGCACACCCTCCACGTCCAGCGCACCGCCCTGGACCGCCATCTCCTCCTGTCCGGGCGGACTCTCGTCGAGACCTGCTCCGACGGCAGCCGTAAGGAGCGCGAACTCGCCGACAACGGCCAGGTGCTGCGCGTTCTCGCCGCCGACTTCGGCATCGAACTGCCCCCGGGCACGGTCCTGCCGGACTGA